In Halorubrum sp. PV6, a single window of DNA contains:
- a CDS encoding thioredoxin, with amino-acid sequence MSLETLDPDSDDAAPDAADLDPAVLDALGAADYRFKVWGGDWCIDCQRQLPAFGAALAAAGVPDDRIEDFPVTKSPEGKEGEGVDEYDIELIPTVVVESPAGDEVARFVEDADVSIAEFLATRLADAEASA; translated from the coding sequence ATGTCACTCGAAACGCTCGACCCCGATTCCGACGACGCGGCTCCCGACGCCGCCGACCTCGACCCCGCCGTGTTGGACGCGCTCGGCGCCGCAGACTACCGGTTCAAGGTGTGGGGCGGCGACTGGTGTATCGACTGTCAGCGACAGCTGCCGGCGTTCGGCGCGGCGCTCGCGGCGGCCGGCGTCCCCGACGACCGCATCGAGGACTTCCCCGTGACGAAGAGTCCGGAGGGGAAGGAGGGCGAGGGCGTCGACGAGTACGACATCGAGCTGATTCCGACCGTCGTTGTCGAGTCTCCCGCCGGCGACGAGGTCGCTCGCTTCGTCGAGGACGCCGACGTGTCCATCGCCGAGTTCCTCGCGACGCGGCTCGCCGACGCGGAAGCGAGCGCCTGA
- a CDS encoding DUF429 domain-containing protein: MTSYVGVDWASRGWLAVAIEDGEWTARMHPSIHSVWFDHRDAAAILVDIPIGLPESARRDCDRGAKAFLGGDRARSVFWTPSRAAVEQETYDAAKRANRDARGDSLSTQAWGLIPRIREVDRFLRDTEAARAVVAESHPEVCYASFAGGTVGSKHDDDGLQERRAILEATAESAAGVYDEFVETHIEGQPSWARRIGESNRDDLLDASVLALTASAGADSLKRTFDDPETDRASVPRDAEGLPMQIVYADPESVSPKPQE, encoded by the coding sequence ATGACCTCGTACGTCGGCGTCGACTGGGCGTCCCGCGGGTGGCTCGCGGTCGCCATCGAGGACGGCGAGTGGACCGCGCGGATGCACCCTTCGATACATAGCGTCTGGTTCGACCACCGCGACGCGGCGGCGATTCTCGTCGACATCCCAATCGGCCTCCCCGAGTCGGCGCGCCGGGACTGTGACCGAGGCGCGAAGGCGTTTCTCGGCGGGGACCGCGCTCGCAGCGTCTTCTGGACGCCGAGTCGCGCCGCGGTCGAACAGGAGACGTACGACGCGGCCAAGCGGGCGAACCGCGACGCCCGCGGCGACAGCCTCTCCACACAGGCGTGGGGGCTGATCCCGCGGATCCGCGAGGTGGATCGGTTCCTGCGGGACACCGAGGCCGCGCGCGCCGTCGTCGCGGAGTCGCACCCCGAGGTGTGTTACGCCTCGTTCGCCGGCGGGACCGTCGGCTCGAAACACGACGACGACGGCTTACAAGAGCGGCGCGCGATCCTCGAAGCGACGGCGGAGAGTGCGGCGGGCGTCTACGACGAGTTCGTCGAGACCCACATCGAGGGACAGCCCTCGTGGGCGCGTCGCATCGGCGAGTCGAACCGCGACGACCTGCTGGACGCGTCGGTGCTCGCGCTCACCGCGAGCGCGGGAGCCGACTCGTTGAAGCGCACGTTCGACGACCCGGAGACGGACCGGGCGTCGGTCCCGAGGGACGCGGAGGGGCTCCCGATGCAGATCGTGTACGCCGATCCGGAGTCGGTCTCACCGAAGCCTCAGGAGTAA